From a region of the Caldisericia bacterium genome:
- a CDS encoding TIGR00282 family metallophosphoesterase encodes MRVMFIGDIVGRGGRRVIRTLLPEIIDRERIDLVIANVENLAGGFGITVKTFNEIVKSGVDVGTGGNHIWDNKEYREVFEDFKGKVLRPANYPPGTPGDGYTLVKVNGVDVGVINLQGRIFMDPIDCPFRKADEILDKIKNVKIKIVDFHAEATSEKKAMFFYLDGRVSAVFGTHTHIQTADEVVSLKGTAYITDVGMTGSFDSILGVRKEDAMEKIIKRLPTRFRQATGDLRLNSVIIEVDEKSGKTLKIERFNKNLEEGVNDGKET; translated from the coding sequence GTGAGAGTGATGTTTATAGGAGATATTGTTGGAAGAGGGGGGAGGAGGGTTATAAGAACTCTTCTTCCAGAGATAATTGATAGAGAAAGAATTGACCTTGTAATTGCCAATGTGGAGAATCTTGCAGGTGGATTTGGTATTACAGTAAAGACATTTAATGAGATTGTAAAAAGTGGTGTTGATGTGGGTACAGGTGGAAACCATATATGGGATAACAAGGAGTACAGGGAGGTCTTTGAGGATTTTAAAGGAAAAGTTTTAAGACCAGCAAATTATCCACCAGGCACTCCCGGTGATGGATACACTCTGGTAAAGGTTAATGGGGTTGATGTTGGTGTAATAAATCTTCAGGGTAGGATATTTATGGATCCAATAGACTGCCCGTTTAGGAAAGCTGATGAGATTCTTGATAAAATAAAAAATGTTAAAATAAAAATTGTTGATTTTCATGCAGAGGCTACCAGTGAAAAGAAAGCTATGTTTTTCTATCTTGATGGAAGAGTGAGTGCAGTTTTTGGTACACACACCCATATACAAACTGCTGATGAAGTGGTATCATTGAAAGGGACTGCATACATTACAGATGTTGGAATGACTGGTAGCTTTGATTCTATTCTGGGTGTGAGAAAGGAAGATGCTATGGAGAAAATAATTAAAAGATTACCTACAAGATTTAGACAGGCAACTGGAGATTTGAGGTTAAATTCTGTTATTATTGAAGTTGATGAGAAAAGTGGTAAAACTTTGAAGATAGAGAGATTTAATAAAAACCTTGAAGAGGGGGTAAACGATGGAAAAGAGACTTAA
- a CDS encoding CCA tRNA nucleotidyltransferase, producing the protein MEKRLKEIKERIKEDKLLKSLNLFFSLNNITVYLVGGFVRDLLLGKESNDIDIVIDAPTSIVKALAHFLNGSVFYLRKREIYARVMILSEGRRIDVSFVNEDNLKEELERRDFTINSMAINLTKLFKDKDDFFIDLFGGLNDLKKKIIRQVRDDIYEKDPIRILRAFRFKHSLGFKIEDKTLKTLLRDKDLLEKVTPERMQDEFFRILLMDNDILYDLYETKVLNVIFPHLDFDFMDMALKNLKESMEKPEKLFKKEEVREVFVNFWNEPVGKEITHLQTFKLAVLTFGEETPALFIRRRFAASLRICTKVQNVIFAYKYLKNSYEEGQDILAVDFIGTFFRTYKKETIEAYLLLYFTFKSSRKFPKKEVLNFIGLFVKNRFRSLVISGKEIVREYGLTPSPFVGDLLMYLKAHQILEKIKTKEDAKALIDKYLKRGSE; encoded by the coding sequence ATGGAAAAGAGACTTAAAGAGATTAAAGAAAGGATTAAAGAGGACAAATTATTAAAGTCCTTGAATCTATTTTTTTCGCTTAACAATATTACTGTTTATCTTGTAGGTGGCTTTGTAAGAGATCTCCTTCTTGGGAAGGAGAGTAACGATATTGATATAGTTATTGATGCTCCAACAAGTATAGTGAAAGCCCTTGCACACTTCTTAAATGGAAGTGTCTTCTATTTAAGAAAGAGAGAGATATACGCAAGGGTTATGATATTGAGTGAAGGAAGAAGGATTGATGTCTCCTTTGTCAATGAGGATAACCTGAAAGAGGAGTTGGAACGTAGAGATTTTACAATCAACTCTATGGCTATCAATCTAACGAAGCTCTTCAAAGATAAAGATGACTTCTTTATTGATCTATTTGGGGGTCTCAATGATTTAAAGAAAAAGATTATAAGGCAGGTAAGAGATGATATTTATGAAAAAGACCCTATAAGGATTTTGAGAGCTTTTAGATTCAAACACTCCTTGGGTTTCAAGATTGAGGATAAAACCCTTAAAACTCTATTAAGGGATAAGGATCTACTTGAGAAGGTTACGCCAGAGAGAATGCAGGATGAGTTCTTCAGAATACTCCTTATGGATAATGATATCCTTTACGATCTATACGAGACAAAGGTTCTAAATGTGATCTTCCCTCACCTGGATTTTGATTTTATGGATATGGCTTTGAAGAATCTGAAGGAATCCATGGAGAAACCAGAGAAGCTCTTTAAGAAGGAAGAGGTTAGAGAAGTTTTTGTAAATTTCTGGAATGAACCTGTTGGAAAGGAGATAACCCATCTTCAAACATTTAAACTTGCAGTACTTACATTTGGAGAAGAGACACCAGCACTATTTATAAGAAGAAGATTTGCCGCCTCTCTAAGAATATGTACGAAGGTTCAAAATGTAATATTTGCCTACAAGTATCTAAAAAATAGCTATGAAGAGGGACAGGATATCCTCGCTGTTGATTTTATTGGAACATTCTTTAGAACATACAAGAAAGAAACCATAGAGGCATATCTCCTTCTCTACTTCACATTTAAATCTTCAAGAAAATTCCCAAAGAAAGAGGTGCTGAACTTTATAGGTCTATTTGTAAAGAATAGGTTTAGGTCTCTTGTAATATCAGGAAAGGAGATAGTAAGGGAGTATGGATTGACACCCTCACCATTTGTTGGAGATTTGCTCATGTATTTGAAGGCACATCAAATTCTTGAAAAGATAAAGACAAAGGAGGATGCCAAAGCTTTGATAGACAAATACTTGAAAAGGGGAAGTGAGTAA
- the miaB gene encoding tRNA (N6-isopentenyl adenosine(37)-C2)-methylthiotransferase MiaB, with translation MSKFFIKTFGCQMNVYTSDYLRSLLLSSLSETDNPKEADFIFINTCDVREKVRHKIYSFIGYVNKVKKKDAKVYVIGCLAQVDKENIEKRFNPYLVGLYDREEELEDIASSIIKHVKREKIKRVSAYLPIIYGCNHFCSYCIVPYARGREESKPLERVIKEAKFLFNSGTKELILIGQNVNDYGKDLGLEDGFIEVIKRVSKVGFLRVGFLTSHPKNFKLNWIDEMKSIPNLLSMFHLPLQSGSNKVLKLMRRGYTREKFRELVEKVREVFPNAMISTDIMVGFPGEEERDFMDTIDLVKEIEFDRAFMFMYSKRPKTLYYNIPDTVSHEEKLNRLNFLIEVQDRITLKRYRSFIGREVEVLVENVKDKKGIGKEKNGRVVVIDDVSEKDVGKLIKVKIYDANIRELFGKRT, from the coding sequence GTGAGTAAATTCTTCATTAAGACCTTTGGCTGTCAGATGAATGTCTACACATCAGACTACCTCCGCTCACTTCTCCTTTCCTCCCTATCCGAGACAGACAATCCAAAGGAAGCCGATTTTATTTTTATAAATACATGCGATGTTAGGGAGAAGGTAAGACACAAAATATACTCCTTTATTGGCTATGTGAATAAGGTAAAGAAAAAGGATGCAAAGGTATATGTCATAGGTTGCCTTGCACAGGTGGATAAAGAGAATATAGAAAAAAGATTTAATCCATACCTTGTTGGTCTTTACGATAGGGAAGAAGAACTTGAAGATATAGCTTCCTCTATAATAAAGCATGTCAAGAGAGAGAAAATAAAGAGAGTATCAGCCTATCTACCAATAATATACGGTTGTAATCATTTTTGTTCCTACTGCATTGTTCCCTATGCAAGAGGTAGGGAGGAGAGTAAGCCCTTAGAGAGAGTTATCAAAGAGGCTAAATTCCTCTTTAATTCAGGAACAAAAGAGTTAATCCTTATTGGCCAGAATGTTAATGACTATGGAAAGGATTTAGGACTTGAGGATGGCTTTATAGAAGTTATTAAAAGGGTTTCAAAAGTTGGTTTTTTAAGAGTTGGATTTTTAACCTCTCATCCAAAGAATTTTAAACTTAACTGGATAGATGAAATGAAAAGTATCCCAAACCTTCTCTCTATGTTCCACCTTCCACTTCAGAGTGGTTCAAATAAGGTTCTCAAGCTTATGAGAAGGGGTTATACGAGGGAAAAATTTAGAGAGCTTGTTGAAAAGGTTAGAGAGGTTTTTCCAAATGCTATGATCTCCACTGATATAATGGTTGGTTTTCCAGGAGAGGAGGAAAGGGACTTTATGGATACCATAGATTTGGTTAAAGAAATTGAGTTTGATAGAGCTTTTATGTTTATGTATTCAAAGAGACCAAAAACCTTATATTACAATATTCCAGATACTGTAAGTCATGAAGAAAAGTTGAATAGACTTAATTTCTTGATTGAAGTGCAGGATAGAATCACTTTGAAAAGGTATAGAAGTTTTATTGGAAGAGAGGTAGAGGTTCTTGTGGAGAATGTAAAGGATAAAAAAGGTATAGGTAAGGAGAAGAATGGAAGGGTGGTTGTCATTGATGATGTAAGTGAGAAAGATGTTGGAAAATTGATAAAGGTTAAAATTTACGATGCAAATATAAGGGAACTCTTCGGGAAGAGGACATGA
- a CDS encoding MBL fold metallo-hydrolase → MKIIPLGGETLGVRSMATFVETEDVCILIDPGLSVVSIIHSLPPTPFELRALSNVKENIRKASKRAHIVIITHYHNDHFSMDPSLYRGKEVFIKDPENFISNNQKRRARKLLKSISSIANIHYAAGEFKFGNTEIIFSPIFTHGISKKMGGVVSILIKENIKFLYSSDVQGFPEEEQIEFLVEMSPDVVFFDGPTEETLPLSVVNLSRIIHKFKETVWVMEHHPFRFLDWRERFYPVVSVFEENGIILKNFASYLLLEEMLFEAERNLFYERIKEFNRKIW, encoded by the coding sequence ATGAAGATAATTCCACTGGGAGGAGAAACGCTTGGTGTAAGAAGTATGGCTACATTCGTTGAAACAGAGGATGTATGTATCCTTATTGATCCAGGACTATCTGTTGTGTCCATCATCCATTCTCTTCCTCCAACCCCCTTTGAATTAAGAGCATTATCTAATGTAAAGGAAAACATTAGAAAGGCAAGCAAAAGAGCCCATATAGTCATTATCACCCACTATCACAATGACCACTTTAGCATGGATCCTTCATTGTATAGAGGGAAGGAAGTCTTTATAAAGGATCCAGAAAATTTTATAAGCAATAATCAGAAAAGGAGGGCAAGGAAACTTCTTAAATCTATCTCCAGTATAGCAAACATACATTATGCTGCTGGGGAGTTTAAATTTGGGAATACAGAGATTATATTTTCTCCAATCTTTACGCATGGAATAAGTAAAAAGATGGGGGGAGTTGTTTCAATCCTTATTAAGGAAAATATTAAATTTTTATACTCCTCAGATGTCCAGGGATTTCCAGAGGAAGAACAGATAGAGTTTCTTGTTGAGATGTCTCCAGATGTTGTCTTCTTTGATGGACCAACAGAGGAGACACTGCCATTATCTGTTGTGAACCTTTCAAGAATCATTCATAAATTTAAAGAAACAGTCTGGGTTATGGAGCATCATCCCTTTAGGTTTCTTGACTGGAGGGAGAGATTTTACCCGGTTGTTTCTGTTTTTGAGGAGAATGGTATTATTTTGAAAAACTTTGCCTCCTATCTCTTATTAGAGGAGATGCTTTTTGAGGCAGAGAGGAATCTATTTTATGAGAGAATTAAGGAGTTTAACAGAAAAATTTGGTAA